A section of the Bacillus sp. HSf4 genome encodes:
- the ywcE gene encoding spore morphogenesis/germination protein YwcE — MDMFFAYLLIASATPLFLWLDNKKVALSSIPPIILMWVFFFFYMTSSLSPTGHSLMIALFILNVIIAHVAAFFIYGLPLIRKHMSR, encoded by the coding sequence ATGGATATGTTTTTCGCTTACTTGCTGATCGCAAGCGCCACTCCACTGTTTTTATGGCTGGATAACAAAAAGGTCGCACTTTCGTCTATACCGCCAATCATTTTAATGTGGGTATTCTTCTTTTTCTACATGACAAGCAGTCTTTCTCCTACAGGACACTCTCTCATGATCGCACTCTTCATTCTCAACGTCATCATTGCCCATGTCGCCGCCTTCTTCATTTACGGACTTCCATTGATTCGAAAACACATGAGCCGATAA
- the qoxD gene encoding cytochrome aa3 quinol oxidase subunit IV encodes MAAKQSAEHSHFPWKHIVGFVMSIVLTLLALWVIYTDLSMTAKLWIIFGFAIIQAALQLLMFMHMTESDSGNIQVGNTLFAAFIAIAIVVGSIWIFAAHTHHGDNPEGGSPGEHHSEHSGH; translated from the coding sequence ATGGCGGCAAAACAATCGGCTGAACACAGCCACTTTCCTTGGAAGCATATTGTCGGGTTCGTAATGTCCATTGTGCTCACCTTATTGGCCCTATGGGTGATCTATACCGATTTAAGCATGACTGCAAAGCTGTGGATTATTTTTGGCTTTGCTATCATCCAGGCTGCACTTCAGCTCTTGATGTTTATGCATATGACTGAAAGTGACAGCGGAAATATCCAAGTCGGAAACACGCTCTTTGCTGCATTTATTGCAATTGCTATTGTAGTCGGTTCTATTTGGATCTTCGCGGCTCATACTCATCACGGAGACAATCCTGAAGGCGGATCTCCGGGTGAACATCACTCTGAGCATAGCGGACATTAA
- the qoxC gene encoding cytochrome aa3 quinol oxidase subunit III — MEHAEHSNSNAPMEYRSEIGRLNILGFWIFLGAEIALFSTLFSTYAVLHNRTAGGVLPAELFDAKLVLIMTFLLLTSSFTCGIAVHEMRRGSLKGVMIWMIITLLLGAGFVFYEITEFTHYVHEGATLSTSAFWSAFFVLLGTHGLHVSIGIFWIIGILLQTKKRGLTPQTSAKLFISSLYWHFLDVVWIFIFTGVYLIGLVNV, encoded by the coding sequence ATGGAACATGCAGAACATAGCAATTCAAACGCTCCTATGGAATATCGGTCTGAGATAGGAAGATTGAACATCCTTGGCTTTTGGATCTTTCTTGGAGCGGAAATTGCGTTATTCTCTACGCTGTTTTCGACCTATGCTGTTCTTCATAACCGGACAGCAGGAGGCGTATTGCCGGCAGAGCTGTTTGACGCCAAGCTTGTCTTAATCATGACGTTCCTGCTGTTAACGAGCAGTTTTACATGCGGTATTGCCGTTCATGAAATGAGACGCGGAAGCTTAAAAGGTGTGATGATTTGGATGATCATTACACTCCTGCTTGGTGCAGGCTTTGTATTCTATGAGATTACGGAGTTCACACATTATGTGCATGAAGGTGCCACTTTATCAACAAGTGCTTTCTGGTCGGCGTTCTTCGTCCTGCTTGGAACGCACGGACTGCACGTGTCGATCGGTATCTTCTGGATCATCGGTATTTTACTGCAGACGAAAAAGCGCGGTCTGACGCCGCAAACTTCTGCTAAATTGTTTATTTCAAGCTTATATTGGCACTTTTTAGACGTGGTATGGATCTTCATCTTTACCGGAGTCTATTTGATAGGGTTGGTGAATGTATAA